From Anopheles funestus chromosome 3RL, idAnoFuneDA-416_04, whole genome shotgun sequence, a single genomic window includes:
- the LOC125772347 gene encoding signal transducer and transcription activator-like, which yields MACYPWPWLNQLQQPTLKAFCFMNNAKISVEVRDQFTNWIKSQIFNTPAYTNDQQANYELNAAKFLNQLLRKLNRMAANYSGDVSHELNKSVCMIVELFANNPVQLYQQLLECMEGQCIAYPYKCIYLADMEEAEVLETLHRLRIMVHKHENDNADMKKEHEYLAHEMKELQEFRSQLNMILNEEIQMNRGYQIAQRQDKLNDNLHTLWRKRSALINEFRHTILMTAQLQDKVLNKYLSQWKINQRLTGSAASAMAESNLYTIQLWCESLLEIISNTKVQLTHVINTQLEGCMNLMEAPDLMTAMKDVTSLYETLIFNSFIVEKQPPQILKMNTRFDTTVRLLLGNALNIDTNQPQVTVSIISEYQAQEIQSTKKATNCTAGEFINYKGRMEYKEGTRLWSARFNDIRLTKINRKKQPKQYVMDEKFALLFQFIVTAEQCGLVLPVWTISCPVVVIVHGCQMQRGYANIIWDNAFAKINRTPFSVPDTVCWNWLADVLSLQLNGNSDHSLTADQKYFLCEKALGCNQPFPIPNDLTIRWSQFCQEMLPGRNHTFWEWFYMVMKLTREHLQKLWFDGRIIGFIQKKQADKYLTNCHPGTFLLRFSDSVLGGITIAFVHEANDGHHEILHIQPFTAYDLSIRSLTDRILDYDELSHLYPYIPKHVAFQRLKKKSVRPQDTNYVATELRANLMFPSDSTPDSQLCNNQLSAASEYTCSGIDQLSFFELQDFALFSQDFE from the coding sequence ATGGCATGTTATCCGTGGCCGTGGTTGAATCAGCTTCAGCAACCCACGCTgaaagctttttgttttatgaataaTGCGAAAATATCTGTGGAAGTGCGGGATCAGTTCACAAATTGGATCAAGTCACAAATTTTCAATACACCAGCCTATACCAACGATCAGCAGGCGAACTACGAACTAAATGCGGCTAAATTTCTCAACCAACTACTCAGAAAGTTGAACCGGATGGCGGCGAATTATTCTGGTGACGTTAGTCATGAACTGAACAAGTCGGTCTGCATGATCGTAGAGCTCTTCGCAAACAACCCGGTCCAACTCTACCAGCAACTGTTGGAGTGTATGGAAGGACAATGCATTGCCTACCCGTACAAGTGCATATATCTAGCTGATATGGAGGAGGCAGAGGTACTCGAAACACTCCACCGTCTGCGGATTATGGTACACAAACACGAAAACGACAACGCAGACATGAAAAAGGAACACGAATATCTGGCACATGAAATGAAAGAGTTGCAGGAATTTCGATCGCAACTCAATATGATACTAAATGAGGAGATACAAATGAACAGAGGATATCAAATCGCACAACGCCAAGATAAACTAAATGATAATCTACATACGCTCTGGAGGAAACGATCAGCGTTGATCAATGAATTCCGGCACACAATACTCATGACAGCCCAGTTGCAAGACAAGGTCCTGAATAAATATCTTTCGCaatggaaaattaatcaaaGGCTTACTGGTAGCGCTGCGTCAGCAATGGCTGAAAGCAATCTGTACACCATTCAGCTATGGTGCGAAAGTCTACTAGAGATCATATCGAACACGAAGGTACAGTTAACACATGTCATCAACACACAATTGGAAGGATGTATGAATCTGATGGAAGCCCCAGATCTAATGACAGCGATGAAGGATGTAACTAGCTTGTATGAGACGCTAATTTTCAACTCATTTATCGTCGAAAAACAACCGccacaaattttgaaaatgaacacGCGATTCGATACAACCGTGCGCCTGCTCTTGGGCAACGCGTTGAATATCGATACGAACCAACCGCAAGTGACAGTGTCGATCATTTCCGAGTATCAAGCGCAGGAAATTCAGTCTACAAAAAAAGCTACTAATTGCACTGCAGGTGAATTCATTAACTACAAAGGTCGTATGGAGTACAAGGAAGGCACCAGGCTGTGGTCAGCCAGATTCAACGATATTCGCCTTACCAAGATAAATCGGAAGAAGCAACCTAAGCAATACGTAATGGATGAGAagtttgctttattatttCAGTTCATCGTAACTGCAGAGCAATGTGGTCTCGTCCTTCCAGTATGGACTATATCATGTCCCGTTGTAGTAATCGTACATGGATGCCAGATGCAACGAGGTTATGCAAACATAATCTGGGATAATGCGTTTGCTAAAATCAATCGTACTCCGTTCAGTGTTCCAGACACTGTGTGTTGGAACTGGTTAGCCGATGTACTCAGCTTGCAGCTCAATGGCAACAGCGATCACTCCTTGACAGCGGATCAGAAATATTTCCTTTGCGAAAAGGCTCTTGGGTGCAACCAACCGTTTCCGATACCCAACGATCTCACCATCAGGTGGTCCCAGTTCTGCCAAGAAATGTTGCCTGGTCGTAATCATACATTTTGGGAATGGTTTTACATGGTGATGAAGCTGACAAGGGAGCACCTTCAAAAACTGTGGTTTGACGGGAGAATCATCGGTTTCATACAAAAGAAACAGGCTGATAAATATTTGACCAACTGTCATCCTGGCACCTTCTTATTGCGTTTTTCCGACTCAGTGCTTGGCGGTATCACGATCGCGTTTGTGCATGAAGCCAACGATGGTCATCATGAGATACTGCACATTCAACCTTTTACGGCATATGATTTGTCCATTCGCTCGTTGACTGATCGTATTCTGGATTATGATGAACTGTCTCATCTATACCCATACATACCGAAGCACGTGGCGTTTCAACGactgaagaagaaaagtgtgCGACCTCAAGATACAAATTATGTTGCAACGGAACTGCGGGCCAATCTGATGTTCCCTAGTGACAGTACGCCTGACAGCCAATTGTGCAACAACCAGCTGTCCGCTGCGAGCGAATACACCTGTTCGGGCATCGATCAGCTGTCTTTTTTTGAGCTGCAAGACTTTGCCTTGTTTTCGCAGGATTTCGAATAA